The following proteins are encoded in a genomic region of Saccharopolyspora antimicrobica:
- a CDS encoding ABC transporter permease codes for MTAHRVGPRAWALLIRSELKMVVRDTAGLIVPLGMPILILIMNAAGAGGEEVGAGLTALEAFVLPLVLTIVIAMLGLINMPSSLATYRKTGVLRRLAVTPASPLMVLVAQVVVSLAQVLLGTAAALGIAVLAFGAQPPRDLGIALGVLALSVAAMYALGMVVASVAPTPNSSVAIGLVLFFALGALGGLFGGTGGLGDTVAQIGQVLPFGASVQALAAAWAGQAVATASLVSLAVTAVLGTTASALLFRWDR; via the coding sequence ATGACCGCGCACCGGGTCGGGCCGCGGGCCTGGGCGCTGCTGATCCGCAGCGAGCTGAAGATGGTCGTCCGGGACACCGCCGGGCTGATCGTGCCGCTCGGCATGCCGATCCTGATCCTGATCATGAACGCCGCCGGCGCCGGCGGTGAGGAGGTCGGGGCCGGGCTCACCGCGCTCGAAGCGTTCGTGCTGCCGCTCGTGCTCACCATCGTCATCGCGATGCTCGGCCTCATCAACATGCCGAGCTCCCTGGCGACCTACCGCAAGACCGGCGTCCTGCGCAGGCTCGCCGTCACCCCGGCGTCGCCGCTGATGGTGCTCGTCGCGCAGGTCGTCGTCAGCCTCGCCCAGGTGCTGCTCGGCACCGCTGCGGCCCTCGGCATCGCCGTGCTGGCCTTCGGCGCGCAGCCACCGCGCGACCTGGGCATCGCGCTCGGCGTGCTCGCGCTGTCCGTCGCGGCGATGTATGCGCTGGGCATGGTGGTCGCCTCGGTCGCGCCGACGCCGAACTCCTCCGTCGCGATCGGTCTCGTCCTGTTCTTCGCGCTCGGGGCGCTCGGCGGCCTGTTCGGCGGAACGGGCGGGCTCGGCGACACCGTGGCGCAGATCGGCCAGGTGCTGCCCTTCGGCGCGAGCGTCCAGGCCCTCGCCGCGGCGTGGGCCGGTCAGGCGGTCGCGACGGCGAGCCTGGTGAGCCTCGCGGTGACC